One window of Arthrobacter oryzae genomic DNA carries:
- a CDS encoding MFS transporter, protein MAFQSPASSPVRPRKSAAAVIFLCFLAIVFDGYDLVVYGAIVPKLLAYEPWGLTPVQTGAIGSYALAGMFIGAILIGYLTDIVGRRKIMMISIASFSLLMLLTAWAPTPELFGLFRFLAGLGLGGVIPTAIALTVEFSKTNRRNFNNALMFSGYAVGGILAALLSLAFLPALGFQGMLALGGIPLIAVVPLLFKFLPESPAFLAAKGDRAQADRIVADYGLEPLVTAPVQGDAPVAGRFRTLLTGRLLGAMILFCLAGICGQTLVYGLNTWLPQLMVIAKYSLASSLTFLLTVNIGAVVGVLVSSRLADRFGPRPVTATAFASSGMALVLMGTGLMPLPAMYLLVAVVGFGSVGAQILVNGFVATYFSGATRATALGITLGIGRIGAVLAISGGGVLVAASLGNFINFSVWAIAAAIGVVAVLTVPRLNAADGRAAAETPEQHSSSTNVHH, encoded by the coding sequence ATGGCTTTTCAATCGCCTGCCTCATCTCCGGTTCGCCCTCGTAAATCGGCAGCCGCTGTCATCTTCCTCTGCTTCCTGGCCATCGTCTTCGACGGATACGACCTGGTCGTCTACGGCGCCATCGTTCCCAAGCTCCTCGCCTATGAACCGTGGGGCCTGACCCCAGTGCAGACCGGCGCAATCGGCAGCTATGCGCTGGCCGGAATGTTCATCGGCGCCATCCTCATCGGCTACCTTACGGACATCGTCGGGCGTCGGAAGATCATGATGATTTCCATCGCGTCTTTTTCGCTACTGATGCTCTTGACTGCATGGGCGCCAACTCCCGAACTCTTCGGCTTGTTCCGTTTTCTCGCCGGCCTTGGACTGGGCGGTGTTATCCCGACGGCGATCGCGCTGACGGTGGAGTTCTCCAAGACGAACAGGCGCAACTTCAATAACGCCCTGATGTTCTCCGGCTACGCTGTCGGCGGCATCCTGGCGGCGCTGCTTTCCCTCGCCTTCCTGCCCGCACTCGGATTCCAGGGGATGCTGGCACTCGGCGGCATCCCGCTCATCGCCGTCGTCCCGCTGCTGTTCAAGTTCCTCCCCGAATCCCCGGCCTTCCTCGCCGCCAAGGGAGATCGCGCCCAGGCGGATCGCATCGTGGCCGATTATGGGCTGGAACCGCTAGTCACGGCACCGGTCCAGGGGGATGCACCCGTCGCCGGCCGTTTCCGCACCCTGCTCACCGGGCGCCTGCTTGGAGCGATGATCCTCTTCTGCCTCGCCGGTATCTGCGGCCAGACCCTTGTATACGGGCTCAATACCTGGCTGCCACAGCTCATGGTCATCGCCAAATACTCCCTGGCGTCTTCGCTGACATTCCTCCTCACGGTCAACATCGGCGCCGTCGTGGGGGTGCTCGTATCCTCCCGCCTGGCTGACCGCTTCGGTCCGCGGCCGGTTACCGCAACGGCTTTCGCCAGTTCCGGCATGGCGCTTGTTCTCATGGGAACCGGCCTCATGCCGCTTCCCGCCATGTACTTGCTGGTTGCAGTCGTCGGGTTCGGGTCAGTGGGAGCGCAGATTTTGGTCAACGGCTTCGTCGCCACCTACTTCTCCGGTGCCACGCGGGCCACCGCCCTGGGAATCACGCTCGGTATCGGAAGAATCGGCGCTGTCCTGGCGATCTCAGGCGGAGGCGTTCTGGTCGCCGCCTCGCTGGGCAACTTCATCAACTTCTCCGTCTGGGCCATAGCAGCAGCAATCGGCGTGGTCGCCGTCCTGACCGTTCCCCGCCTCAACGCGGCTGATGGCAGGGCAGCTGCAGAAACTCCTGAACAGCATTCGTCCAGCACCAACGTCCACCACTAA
- a CDS encoding PaaX family transcriptional regulator, translating into MQWKPRALILDLFGDYLRYAGGEIRLADITELLSVFDIEPATVRVNLSRLRKEGWFTTRRVGRETVYTLTPHMLEILNEGRERIFRRRDENWEGRWTMAIYQVPESERAVREQLRKQLAWHGFGQLSPSTWLSPHDLMSEVREIAAEFPLAKVDALWCGTGDLEEDRDLAARCWDLKQLGEDYQEFIRTYSALNDEVLNAGRDGRTALVERTRIIGDFRRFPFRDPYLPSELQPEGWPSGEAYNLFGAVHRQLGPGATDFVSGIIGQPVGQGQEVVA; encoded by the coding sequence ATGCAGTGGAAACCGAGAGCCCTGATACTGGATCTTTTCGGGGACTACCTCCGGTATGCCGGGGGTGAGATCAGGCTGGCCGACATCACGGAACTCCTGTCAGTCTTCGACATCGAGCCGGCCACGGTACGGGTGAACCTCTCACGCCTTCGCAAGGAGGGATGGTTCACCACCCGCCGCGTGGGGCGGGAAACGGTCTACACCCTCACTCCCCACATGCTGGAGATCCTCAACGAGGGCCGGGAGCGAATCTTCCGGCGTCGGGACGAGAACTGGGAGGGGCGCTGGACCATGGCCATTTACCAGGTTCCGGAATCCGAGCGTGCCGTCCGCGAGCAGCTCCGAAAGCAACTCGCGTGGCATGGGTTCGGCCAGCTGTCACCGTCGACCTGGCTCAGTCCGCACGATCTTATGTCCGAGGTCCGCGAGATCGCCGCAGAATTTCCGCTGGCAAAGGTTGACGCGCTCTGGTGCGGTACCGGCGACCTCGAAGAGGACAGGGACCTTGCCGCGCGATGCTGGGACCTCAAGCAGCTCGGCGAAGATTATCAGGAGTTCATCCGCACGTACTCCGCCCTTAATGACGAGGTCCTGAATGCGGGTAGGGACGGCCGCACGGCACTTGTCGAACGGACGCGAATCATCGGCGACTTTCGCCGTTTTCCGTTCCGGGACCCCTACCTGCCCAGCGAACTGCAGCCCGAGGGCTGGCCGAGTGGTGAGGCATACAACTTGTTCGGTGCGGTACACCGCCAGCTCGGTCCAGGGGCCACCGACTTCGTCTCCGGCATCATCGGCCAGCCCGTCGGGCAGGGCCAGGAGGTCGTGGCGTAA
- a CDS encoding PaaX family transcriptional regulator yields the protein MAETPRSLVLNLFGDYLRYAGGEAKLGELTELMAAFGMEPGTVRVSMSRLRQEGWFTTRRDGRETVYALSDRMLDILVNGRPRIFRRKEEPWSGRWTMVIYQVPESDRPVREQLRKQLAWTGFGQLSPSTWLAPHDLASEAKEIASRHGSARVNVLWCGSHGTEAARELAARCWDLESLSRDYTDFLSSHAHLDDARSNSAKDGKQALVERTRITDEFRRFPFRDPELPRELQPRDWPGAAAFSLFSRAHEQLGPRARSFVEEVIGRSIPAIIDGTCNK from the coding sequence ATGGCGGAGACACCCCGGTCGCTAGTCCTGAACCTCTTCGGCGACTACCTTCGCTACGCCGGCGGAGAGGCTAAACTCGGCGAACTGACCGAGCTCATGGCGGCTTTCGGCATGGAACCCGGCACCGTCAGGGTGAGCATGTCCCGCCTCAGGCAGGAGGGGTGGTTTACTACGCGCAGGGATGGCCGGGAGACTGTCTATGCCTTGAGTGACCGGATGCTCGACATTCTCGTCAATGGCCGCCCGCGGATATTCCGCCGCAAAGAGGAGCCCTGGAGCGGCCGCTGGACCATGGTCATTTATCAGGTGCCGGAATCCGACCGCCCCGTGCGTGAACAGCTCCGTAAGCAGTTGGCGTGGACGGGGTTCGGTCAACTCTCACCCTCAACCTGGCTGGCCCCTCACGATCTCGCCAGCGAGGCAAAGGAGATCGCATCCCGGCACGGAAGCGCCCGCGTCAACGTCCTCTGGTGCGGCTCCCATGGCACGGAAGCGGCACGCGAACTGGCGGCCCGTTGCTGGGATCTGGAGTCCCTGAGCCGGGACTATACGGATTTCCTCTCCTCCCACGCGCACCTGGATGACGCGCGCAGCAACAGCGCCAAGGATGGCAAACAGGCCCTGGTTGAACGCACAAGGATTACTGATGAATTTCGCCGCTTTCCGTTTCGCGACCCCGAACTGCCGCGCGAACTGCAGCCCAGGGACTGGCCGGGCGCTGCGGCATTCAGCCTATTCAGCCGGGCGCATGAACAGCTGGGGCCCCGGGCGCGGTCGTTCGTCGAGGAAGTCATCGGCAGGTCGATTCCGGCCATCATCGACGGTACATGTAACAAATAG
- a CDS encoding aldehyde dehydrogenase, with amino-acid sequence MQTQLIIDNQPRSGREGKTFERRNPLTGAVVTEGAAAGVDDALDAVESASKAFSTWSTTGPTERRAVMLKAADIMERRGPEFIETMMSEVGAAQLWAGFNVFLTAQLFREAAGLATQIQGETLPTDKPGTLSMTVRQPAGVVLSMAPWNGAGVLAARAIAYPIVCGNTVVFRASETSPKTHAIIAEVLHEAGLPAGVLNFLTSTSEDSDRVVESIIAHPAVRRINFTGSTAVGRIIAEKAARHLKPALLELGGKAPFVVLDDADIDGAVNAAVFGSFLYQGQICMSTERFVVDESVADEFVSKFAARAAQLSSGDPMADDACIVGPMIREESGARINGLIDDALSKGAELVVGDRADGASMPATIIDKVRPEMSIYDEETFGPITTVVRVSGVEEAVQVANDTEYGLAAAVFGADSTRALQVAMRIQAGHVHVNGATVQNEAQAPYGGMKNSGYGRFDGRAVINEFTELKWITIEQSDQQYPF; translated from the coding sequence TTGCAAACGCAACTCATCATTGACAACCAGCCACGAAGCGGCCGTGAAGGCAAGACATTCGAGCGTCGAAACCCCCTGACAGGCGCAGTCGTGACCGAAGGCGCGGCAGCCGGCGTAGATGACGCCCTCGACGCGGTTGAATCGGCATCAAAGGCGTTCAGCACCTGGTCAACCACCGGCCCCACCGAACGACGGGCCGTCATGCTGAAGGCCGCGGACATCATGGAGCGGCGCGGCCCGGAGTTCATCGAGACGATGATGTCGGAAGTCGGAGCAGCACAGTTGTGGGCCGGGTTCAACGTGTTCCTCACAGCACAACTGTTCCGTGAGGCAGCTGGGCTCGCCACCCAGATTCAGGGTGAGACCCTCCCAACGGACAAGCCGGGAACGCTCTCGATGACTGTCAGGCAGCCCGCCGGGGTGGTTCTCAGCATGGCCCCCTGGAACGGGGCCGGCGTGCTTGCGGCCCGGGCGATCGCTTACCCCATCGTCTGCGGCAACACGGTGGTCTTCCGCGCCTCGGAAACCAGCCCGAAAACCCATGCGATCATCGCGGAGGTCCTGCACGAGGCCGGACTCCCGGCCGGCGTCCTCAACTTCCTGACAAGTACCTCTGAAGATTCGGATCGGGTCGTGGAGTCCATCATCGCGCATCCAGCGGTTCGCCGGATCAACTTCACCGGATCCACCGCCGTGGGGCGAATTATCGCCGAAAAGGCGGCCCGCCACCTCAAGCCCGCGCTGCTCGAGCTCGGGGGCAAGGCTCCGTTCGTGGTCCTGGACGATGCTGACATCGACGGCGCCGTCAACGCGGCAGTCTTCGGCTCCTTCCTTTACCAGGGCCAGATCTGCATGTCGACAGAACGTTTCGTCGTTGACGAAAGTGTGGCTGACGAGTTCGTGTCCAAGTTTGCAGCACGGGCGGCGCAACTAAGCAGTGGAGACCCGATGGCCGATGACGCCTGCATCGTCGGGCCCATGATCCGTGAAGAGTCAGGCGCCCGGATCAACGGACTCATCGACGATGCCCTCTCCAAGGGAGCGGAACTGGTAGTCGGCGACCGTGCCGACGGTGCTTCGATGCCGGCCACCATCATCGATAAAGTGCGGCCTGAGATGTCCATCTACGATGAGGAAACGTTCGGACCCATCACCACGGTTGTCCGAGTCTCCGGTGTCGAAGAGGCCGTCCAGGTGGCCAACGACACGGAATACGGTCTTGCCGCTGCGGTTTTCGGAGCGGACAGCACCCGCGCATTGCAGGTAGCTATGCGCATCCAAGCCGGACACGTGCATGTCAACGGGGCGACCGTGCAGAACGAGGCACAGGCTCCATACGGCGGCATGAAGAACAGTGGCTACGGCCGGTTCGATGGCAGGGCGGTCATCAACGAATTCACCGAGTTGAAATGGATCACCATCGAGCAGTCGGACCAGCAGTACCCGTTCTAA
- a CDS encoding FAD-dependent monooxygenase: MALRVACIGGGPGGLFFSTLFKQTVPDAEVVLFERNQATDAFGFGVVFSDATLNRINDADPVVRNGLRDFGTHWEDIEVWLKGEQKSFTGNGMAAIYRKTLLKLMQDRAAEVGVDMRFGQYVPDLSQLDDFDLIVGADGANSSTREQLGESLGHTAETATAKFIWFGTTYKFSGLTFVHRQSEFGNFAVHGYPISDDLSTFIVETDEETWRKAGLDEFDASQPPGPSDLKTQRFLEKLFAEDIAGEPLVANNSRWANFRTRRTRSWHKGNVVLLGDAVHTAHFSVGSGTKMAMEDAIALVREVAAHQDDLELAFTNYEAERQPQVAKIQNQARGGLSWWEHFARYYNSFEPTQFTFHFFSRSIDIDKIRQRDPELVASAEQDWLARHGNTPLETPLAAGSVEFTGRQLVVAEHEGQLALSGPGGSIPLTTDPTDADAYTGLLLIAPETEAGMAAAFEHLPAQAAVIVIQGGNPFTRVLLSEEARLGRGLTSVIVDDQGPSSALTLVLSGRADAMATEGTEATNA, encoded by the coding sequence ATGGCACTTCGCGTAGCCTGCATTGGCGGCGGTCCCGGCGGACTGTTCTTCTCAACCCTGTTCAAGCAAACCGTTCCGGACGCTGAAGTCGTGCTCTTTGAGCGGAACCAAGCGACTGACGCGTTCGGTTTCGGCGTAGTTTTCTCCGACGCTACGCTGAATCGGATCAATGACGCCGACCCCGTTGTCCGCAACGGACTCCGGGACTTCGGCACACACTGGGAGGACATCGAGGTCTGGCTCAAAGGCGAACAAAAGTCCTTCACCGGCAATGGAATGGCCGCCATTTACCGCAAGACACTCCTGAAGCTCATGCAGGACCGGGCGGCAGAGGTAGGCGTCGACATGCGCTTTGGCCAGTATGTGCCCGACCTGTCCCAGCTCGACGACTTCGACCTAATCGTCGGCGCAGACGGTGCAAACTCTTCCACCCGCGAACAGCTGGGCGAGAGCCTTGGCCACACCGCTGAGACCGCAACAGCCAAGTTCATCTGGTTCGGGACCACCTACAAGTTCAGCGGACTCACCTTCGTCCACCGCCAAAGCGAATTCGGCAACTTCGCCGTCCACGGCTACCCGATCAGTGACGACCTCAGCACCTTCATTGTCGAAACCGACGAGGAAACCTGGCGTAAGGCCGGCCTCGACGAATTCGATGCCAGCCAGCCCCCGGGACCCTCAGACCTGAAGACCCAGCGCTTCCTGGAGAAACTGTTCGCCGAAGACATCGCCGGTGAGCCTCTCGTGGCCAACAACTCCCGATGGGCGAATTTCCGCACCCGTCGGACCCGTTCCTGGCACAAGGGCAACGTAGTCCTGCTCGGCGACGCCGTCCACACCGCCCACTTCTCCGTCGGCTCCGGCACCAAGATGGCGATGGAAGACGCCATCGCCCTGGTCCGTGAAGTCGCTGCACACCAGGACGACCTTGAACTCGCCTTCACAAACTACGAGGCCGAACGCCAGCCACAGGTCGCCAAGATCCAGAACCAGGCACGCGGTGGCCTGAGCTGGTGGGAACACTTCGCCCGTTACTACAATTCCTTCGAGCCCACGCAGTTCACCTTCCACTTCTTCTCCCGCAGCATCGACATCGACAAAATCCGACAGCGCGATCCCGAGCTGGTTGCCTCTGCGGAGCAGGACTGGCTGGCCAGGCACGGCAACACGCCGCTGGAGACACCACTCGCCGCAGGCTCCGTGGAGTTCACCGGCCGCCAGCTCGTCGTGGCGGAACACGAGGGCCAGTTGGCTCTGAGCGGCCCCGGTGGCAGCATTCCCCTGACCACCGACCCCACCGACGCCGATGCCTATACCGGACTGCTGCTCATCGCGCCGGAGACTGAAGCGGGCATGGCAGCCGCCTTTGAACACTTGCCTGCACAGGCTGCCGTCATCGTCATCCAGGGCGGCAATCCGTTCACGCGCGTCCTCCTTTCGGAGGAAGCCCGGCTTGGTCGCGGTCTGACAAGTGTCATCGTCGATGACCAGGGCCCCTCTTCGGCTTTGACGCTGGTGCTCTCCGGCCGCGCAGACGCCATGGCAACCGAAGGTACGGAGGCAACCAATGCATAG